In a single window of the Debaryomyces hansenii CBS767 chromosome A complete sequence genome:
- a CDS encoding DEHA2A02420p (highly similar to uniprot|Q07748 Saccharomyces cerevisiae YDL244w THI13), with protein MSTEKISFLLNWQPTPYHIPIYIAQTKGFYKEEGVDISILEPSNPSDVTELIGSGKIDMGLKAMVHTLAAKARGFPVTSVGSLLDEPFTGVLYLEGSGITSDFTSLKGKKIGYVGEFGKIQIDELTKHYGMTPDDYTPVRCGMNVAKYIIEGKIDAGIGIECIQQVELEDYLRKQGRPISDAKMLRIDKLAELGCCCFCTILYICNDEFLKANPEKVKKFLKATKRATDYILAHPKQAWEEYSDFKPQMTSELNSKMFERCFAYFSDSLYNVHRDWKKVTAYGKRLEILPPDYESNYSNEYLSWPEPKEVEDPTGAQNLMLKHQEECKSCGGYRRLAVN; from the coding sequence ATGTCCACcgaaaaaatttcatttttgcTCAATTGGCAACCAACGCCATACCATATTCCAATTTATATTGCTCAAACAAAGGGATTCTATAAAGAGGAAGGAGTTGATATCTCGATTTTGGAACCATCCAATCCATCTGATGTCACCGAGTTAATTGGATCGGGAAAGATTGATATGGGATTAAAAGCCATGGTTCACACCCTTGCAGCAAAGGCTAGAGGCTTCCCAGTTACTTCTGTTGGTTCCTTGTTGGACGAGCCATTTACCGGTGTCTTATATCTTGAAGGGTCTGGGATTACATCTGATTTCACATCCTTAAAGGGTAAGAAAATCGGTTATGTTGGTGAATTTGGCAAGATCCAAATTGACGAATTGACTAAGCATTATGGTATGACTCCTGATGATTATACCCCTGTCAGATGTGGTATGAATGTTGCTAAATATATCATCGAAGGTAAAATCGATGCTGGTATTGGTATCGAATGTATCCAACAAGTCGAATTGGAAGACTATTTAAGAAAGCAAGGAAGACCAATCAGTGACGCCAAAATGTTAAGAATCGATAAGTTGGCTGAATTAGGCTGTTGTTGTTTCTGTACAATCTTGTACATTTgtaatgatgaattcttgAAGGCTAACCCTGAGAAGGTTaagaaattcttgaagGCCACTAAGAGGGCCACTGATTATATTCTTGCCCATCCAAAGCAAGCCTGGGAAGAATACTCTGATTTTAAGCCACAAATGACTTCTGAATTGAACTCTAAGATGTTCGAAAGATGCTTTGCTTACTTCTCGGATTCTTTATACAATGTTCACCGTGACTGGAAGAAGGTTACCGCGTATGGTAAAAGATTAGAGATCTTACCTCCAGATTATGAGTCAAATTACAGCAATGAATATTTGTCATGGCCTGAACCAAAGGAAGTTGAAGACCCAACCGGGGCCCAGAACTTAATGCTCAAACACCAAGAAGAGTGTAAATCTTGCGGTGGTTATCGTAGATTGGCCGTCAACTAA
- a CDS encoding DEHA2A02398p (similar to uniprot|Q8NIR4 Neurospora crassa G15D1), whose translation MAIEGLTPEQLETFQREGVLCIPNFLNSEQIQQLADRSHALLNNFDLKDHPKTQFKTNDNDHIGDQYFFDSANKISFFFDVDAFDKESGELRFPKDKAINKVGHGLHMKDELFHKITFDSKVKAIARSLNYTDPRVLQSMCIFKQPQMGGHDARDNSVPSHTDGTFLYTEPQSAVGFWFALEDCTEENGCLSYNPGSHKRFPITKRFAKVNGGKNGCNFISVEYDTSKKIPDDSPNDYKLVECPVGSLVLIHNSVLHKSEKNTSTKSRYAYTFHVIDGTAKYDKLNWLQVPPSEEGGTEFSKLYEE comes from the coding sequence ATGGCAATTGAAGGATTAACGCCAGAACAGCTAGAGACGTTTCAAAGGGAAGGGGTCCTATGCATACCAAACTTTTTGAATAGTGAACAAATACAACAGTTGGCTGATAGATCGCACGCCCTTTTGAATAACTTTGATTTGAAAGACCATCCGAAGACACAATTCAAAACCAACGACAACGATCATATCGGAGATCAATACTTTTTTGATTCAGCGAATAAGATTTCGTTTTTCTTTGACGTGGATGCGTTTGATAAGGAGAGTGGCGAGTTGCGGTTCCCCAAGGATAAGGCCATTAACAAGGTTGGGCATGGGTTGCATATGAAAGACGAACTTTTTCATAAGATTACATTTGACAGTAAGGTGAAGGCAATTGCAAGGTCGTTGAACTACACAGACCCCAGGGTATTGCAGAGTATGTGCATTTTCAAGCAACCTCAAATGGGAGGACATGATGCTCGAGATAATTCGGTACCCTCGCATACTGACGGAACATTTTTGTACACCGAACCCCAGTCTGCTGTAGGTTTCTGGTTTGCATTAGAAGACTGTACGGAGGAAAATGGGTGTTTATCGTATAATCCGGGGTCCCATAAGCGATTTCCTATTACCAAGCGGTTTGCCAAGGTCAATGGGGGCAAAAACGGGTGCAACTTCATATCTGTAGAATACGATACTTCGAAAAAAATCCCAGATGACTCCCCAAATGATTACAAACTCGTCGAATGCCCTGTTGGGTCCTTGGTGCTTATCCACAACTCCGTTTTACACAAATCAGAGAAGAATACGTCGACCAAGTCTAGGTATGCCTACACATTTCACGTAATCGACGGAACCGCCAAGTACGATAAATTGAACTGGTTGCAGGTCCCTCCATCAGAGGAAGGTGGCACTGAATTTAGTAAGCTATACGAAGAATAG
- a CDS encoding DEHA2A02376p (weakly similar to CA2124|IPF10490 Candida albicans) — MSTYNTQGITPPDDEVKNEVSSLDERLIDYDVNKLIYVRRGSQRDSRRVIGRDNLNFDNSHLSKEHACFQYRNGALYVKDCGSTFGTTVNDKFIVANRWHVLESCDTIGLIVSKPSTWIAKIVEKFPDHDDIPLEEFSNPPIGLKLRFDYLDDKLKFCVVKDDRDHESVSEVVPNDVSMNETYDTDAYYFDNCLEVGEKHPHECACAERSCTEGNDDEVEPESKLNNNPKDTDKSNDFITHEEVSHLDCKDIECSADLDVHEPHLEISITQEVVDAKSENSDDDESCSFGHFTSELISDSDIGSDSDSLSGFSSSDSDSSSISSSSSSSNSSSSISDESEPELDTSIIIANINSDDDCADHDCTDHDGWSCQNFSSFTNSNSEESTIYGLPHAIVPVLDRTGDYLDPCITSESSNAEGRKKRSFDEYQDDIQSSDEEHESKKVKLPSTEDKFAFKSIAKEVVKGALYALATITALGVYGSTIDNQE, encoded by the coding sequence ATGAGTACTTATAATACCCAAGGAATTACTCCACCAGATGACGAAGTAAAGAACGAAGTATCATCGTTAGATGAAagattaattgattatgatGTTAACAAACTCATATATGTTAGGAGAGGGTCCCAAAGAGATAGCCGCAGGGTTATTGGCAGAGATAATTTAAACTTCGATAATTCACACCTTTCGAAGGAACATGCGTGTTTCCAATATAGAAATGGAGCATTATACGTTAAAGATTGTGGGTCAACTTTTGGGACAACTGTCAATGATAAGTTCATTGTGGCAAATAGGTGGCATGTGTTGGAGTCGTGTGATACGATCGGGCTTATTGTTTCCAAGCCGTCAACTTGGATTGCAAAAATTGTCGAGAAGTTCCCAGATCACGATGATATTCCATTGGAGGAATTCTCCAATCCCCCAATTGGATTGAAGCTTCGTTTCGATTACTTAGATGACAAACTTAAATTTTGTGTTGTCAAAGATGATAGGGATCATGAATCGGTATCGGAAGTTGTACCCAATGATGTGAGTATGAACGAGACTTATGATACCGATGcatattattttgataactGTTTAGAGGTTGGAGAGAAGCACCCACACGAATGTGCCTGTGCCGAAAGGAGTTGTACAGAAGGTAATGATGACGAAGTCGAGCCTGAATCTAAACTTAATAACAATCCTAAAGATACAGATAAGTCAAACGATTTCATCACACACGAGGAAGTTTCACACTTAGATTgtaaagatattgaatgTAGTGCAGATCTCGATGTCCATGAACCTCATTTGGAAATTTCGATTACGCAGGAGGTCGTAGATGCAAAAAGCGAGAATCTGGATGACGATGAAAGTTGTTCATTTGGTCATTTTACGTCAGAATTGATTTCAGATTCCGATATAGGCTCAGATTCCGATTCCTTATCTGGGTTTTCTAGttctgattctgattcTAGCTCCATATCGAGTTCCAGCTCCAGTTCCAACTCCAGCTCCTCTATATCGGATGAATCAGAACCTGAACTTGATACAAGCATCATCATCGCAAATATCaattctgatgatgattgTGCTGATCATGATTGTACTGATCATGATGGTTGGAGTTGTCAAAACTTTTCTAGTTTTACCAATTCCAACTCTGAGGAATCTACTATTTATGGCCTTCCACATGCTATTGTTCCAGTATTAGATCGTACTGGAGATTATTTAGATCCGTGTATTACCTCAGAATCTTCTAATGCTGAAGGTAGAAAGAAAAGGTCGTTTGATGAATATCAAGATGATATTCAATCCTCTGATGAGGAACACGAATCAAAGAAGGTCAAATTGCCATCGACCGAAGATAAGTTTGcattcaaatcaattgcTAAAGAGGTTGTCAAAGGTGCTTTATATGCCTTGGCAACTATCACCGCTCTTGGAGTTTATGGGAGTACTATTGATAATCAAGAATGA
- a CDS encoding DEHA2A02442p (similar to uniprot|P23833 Saccharomyces cerevisiae YBR037C SCO1 Copper-binding protein of the mitochondrial inner membrane) — protein MLSRILLRPRLLTVHSLRTNSLCYSRRLLSNSVYRLNENKPTSSEASEDAATPRKRPLSRVAIGGVQEPDKKFAGGNSVEFAAWKAIVLLLVLGGGVTYWFSTEKERLRIQKETEAKRGYGKPLIGGNFNLIDTEENAFTQENLKNDQKKFSIIYFGFTHCPDVCPDELDKLGVMLDELKEKDNIELQPIFITCDPARDSPEIIKEYLSDFHPSIIGLTGPYENVKNACKKYRVYFSTPPDVKPGQDYLVDHSIFFYLMDSEGNFVDVIGREAEAEEGAEKIRTHIDAFVPAAEREARKESWLSFLYK, from the coding sequence atGTTATCTAGAATACTTCTTAGACCTCGTCTTTTGACGGTTCATAGTTTGAGAACGAATAGTTTGTGTTATTCCAGACGTTTATTGAGTAATTCGGTTTATAGATTAAACGAGAATAAACCTACCTCTTCTGAAGCGCTGGAGGATGCAGCAACTCCTAGAAAGAGGCCTTTAAGTAGAGTTGCTATTGGCGGAGTTCAGGAACCTGATAAGAAGTTTGCTGGCGGAAATAGTGTGGAATTTGCTGCTTGGAAGGctattgttttattattagtacTTGGTGGAGGTGTAACTTATTGGTTTAGTACAGAGAAAGAGAGATTGAGAATTCAGAAGGAAACCGAAGCCAAAAGGGGATATGGTAAGCCTTTAATTGGGggtaatttcaatttaattgatacAGAAGAAAATGCATTTACTCAGGAGAACTTGAAGAACGATCAAAAGAAGTTTTCCATTATTTACTTTGGGTTTACTCATTGTCCAGATGTTTGCCCTGATGAGTTAGATAAGTTGGGAGTTATGttagatgaattgaaggaaaaggataatattgaattacaACCGATTTTCATTACGTGTGATCCTGCCAGAGATTCTCCAGAAATCATTAAGGAATACTTGAGCGACTTCCATCCTTCAATTATTGGTTTGACAGGTCCTTACGAAAATGTCAAGAACGCTTGCAAGAAATATAGAGTTTACTTCTCGACTCCGCCAGATGTTAAGCCAGGTCAAGACTACTTAGTCGATCACTCgattttcttttatttaatGGACTCTGAAGGTAATTTTGTTGACGTTATTGGAAGAGAAGCGGAGGCTGAGGAAGGAGctgaaaaaattagaaCCCATATTGATGCGTTTGTTCCAGCAGCTGAAAGAGAAGCTAGAAAAGAATCGTGGTTAAGCTTTCTTTATAAATAG
- a CDS encoding DEHA2A02354p (weakly similar to uniprot|P50875 Saccharomyces cerevisiae YOL148C SPT20 Subunit of the SAGA transcriptional regulatory complex), producing the protein MINTGANNVSSAPHNRTNPSVQAQTQAHLQHSKLSVQQQQLLRQRQQQQLQQQQQQQQVTQQRQPRPNLQNYHFASTSPEVLKKYAKYPPSLSFHIYESHYRLSNSQDSNIIPKSSPMIKSFLQHVMREEIPFEMSELIKDFAIRSYDGCLILQVYDHRNMIPAGAPNSSNASSTSASTANNTDSSNPSGSTSANINTVANTTTDTSGPASKSSSPSQNGTNNMVSSTTTTTIESTKVISKPKAYRTLLRPTQLSLYYDLLYHTDSALTKFTDPLSLQMESEILTLTNRKVDLSVPLNPYLCEDYLKPEIEYPRKEWDEKNQDWKLIHSHRDEVQNPPRKLHQDELIMHKSSDYEEIMFLLSNKYKRSDDTSDKKLVVVGSSSLVSTGTTNKNGKEDSVDPEDKGKNSETKNGSTTVVNSNTTSNSTTGQFMRLRYIEEIRKRREAQKAQQEAVAAQATNNGANLLAQSNNAAAINASKETVPDNKGSFAPQDTNILRPGSQPPAAPANSQLQRQQQMMAEKAQTLRARQFQAQQQAQQQARQQLQQQQLQQQTNKRQKTDHVQQQPPQPPQSQQQQQQPQQPYNSISSTPQMGMSQPASSMGTPVMNGNMPTPQQRFQQAQQQALSQQPSQSGPSQPQSQGQLNASPAGQTPGTAQNQPNQTQIQQQQIFQNTLNPQEQQTFRQLQSRMNAFAMMGNSGIAPNRAQLTQQQQQQAIQQAKLIQQQLLQKFPVYFQRLRQFQLLQQQRRQQQQQQPQPPSQSPQPMGNIPSSLPQNSQFNQHQNVGGKTVPGAMSPQQQQMINQQMLQQMANNMNQQGKKKMYKKK; encoded by the coding sequence ATGATTAATACCGGGGCCAATAACGTATCCAGTGCTCCCCATAACAGGACAAATCCATCGGTGCAAGCTCAGACACAAGCGCATCTACAACACTCGAAGCTATCGGtgcagcagcagcagctaTTAAGACAACGacaacagcaacaattacagcagcaacagcaacagcaacaagTCACGCAACAACGCCAGCCAAgaccaaatcttcaaaacTACCACTTTGCAAGTACTTCTCCTGAGGTTTTAAAGAAGTATGCGAAGTATCCACCGTCGTTGAGTTTCCACATATATGAATCGCATTATCGATTAAGCAATTCACAAGATTCGAATATCATTCCTAAGTCGTCGCCCATGATCAAAAGCTTCTTGCAGCACGTAATGAGAGAAGAAATACCTTTTGAAATGAGTGAATTGATTAAGGACTTCGCTATTAGGTCATACGATGGGTGTCTTATTTTACAGGTATACGACCATAGAAATATGATTCCAGCAGGAGCTCCAAATTCATCTAATGCAAGTTCTACTTCCGCGTCGACGGCAAATAACACAGATAGCAGCAACCCGAGTGGCTCGACCAGCGCTAATATTAATACCGTCGCAAATACTACAACAGATACCAGCGGTCCTGCTTCAAAGTCATCTAGTCCGTCGCAAAATGGCACTAATAACATGGTgtcatcaacaacaacaacgACTATTGAATCAACCAAAGTCATTTCGAAACCAAAGGCTTACAGAACCTTATTAAGGCCAACACAActatcattatattatgACTTACTTTATCATACTGATTCGGCGTTAACGAAGTTTACTGACCCATTGTCACTTCAAATGGAATCGGAAATTTTAACATTAACTAATAGAAAAGTGGATTTATCTGTCCCATTAAATCCGTATTTATGTGAAGATTATTTGAAACCAGAAATAGAGTACCCTCGTAAAGAATGGGACGAAAAGAACCAAGATTGGAAGTTAATACATCTGCATCGTGACGAAGTTCAGAACCCACCACGTAAATTGCATCAAGATGAATTGATCATGCATAAATCTTCTGATTATGAGGAAATTATGTTTTTGTTatctaataaatacaaGAGGTCTGATGATACTCTGGATAAGAAATTGGTTGTGGTAGGCTCTTCATCCTTAGTATCTACGGGTACGACTAATAAGAATGGCAAAGAGGATAGTGTTGATCCCGAAGATAAAGGTAAAAATTCAGAAACTAAAAACGGGAGCACTACAGTTGTCAATTCTAATACAACTTCGAATTCTACTACTGGACAGTTCATGAGGCTTCGGTATATTGAAGAGATTAGAAAACGTAGAGAAGCCCAAAAGGCTCAGCAAGAGGCTGTTGCTGCCCAGGCGACTAACAATGGAGCTAACCTATTAGCACAATCTAATAATGCCGCTGCAATTAATGCAAGTAAAGAGACTGTACCTGATAATAAGGGTTCATTTGCGCCGCAAgatactaatatattacGTCCTGGATCTCAGCCACCAGCAGCTCCTGCCAATCTGCAACTCCAAAGACAACAGCAAATGATGGCTGAAAAGGCACAAACTTTGAGGGCAAGACAATTCCAGGCACAACAGCAAGCACAACAGCAAGCAAGACAACaacttcaacaacaacaacttCAACAGCAAACTAATAAAAGACAGAAAACTGATCATGTTCAACAGCAGCCACCTCAACCACCGCAATCccagcaacagcaacagcaaccACAACAGCCATATAATTCAATCTCTTCAACTCCTCAAATGGGAATGTCTCAACCAGCATCTAGCATGGGAACCCCGGTGATGAATGGAAATATGCCTACTCCACAGCAACGTTTCCAACAAGCACAACAACAAGCATTATCACAACAACCTTCCCAATCAGGACCCTCCCAACCGCAGTCGCAAGGGCAACTTAATGCTCTGCCGGCTGGACAGACTCCAGGTACGGCGCAGAACCAGCCAAACCAAACACAAAtccaacaacaacaaataTTCCAGAACACTTTGAATCCACAGGAACAACAAACTTTCAGACAATTGCAGTCAAGAATGAATGCATTTGCAATGATGGGTAATTCAGGAATTGCCCCAAATAGAGCACAGTTGActcaacaacagcaacaacaagCAATTCAACAAGCCAAGCTAATTCAGCAGCAGTTGTTGCAAAAATTCCCCGTTTATTTCCAAAGGTTGCGCCAATTTCAGTTACTTCAACAACAGCGAAGacaacaacagcagcaaCAGCCACAACCACCAAGCCAATCTCCACAGCCAATGGGAAATATTCCTTCATCGCTTCCGCAAAACTCACAATTTAATCAACATCAAAATGTGGGTGGTAAAACTGTTCCTGGAGCAATGAGCCCTCAGCAGCAGCAGATGATAAACCAACAAATGCTACAACAGATGGCTAATAATATGAACCAGCAGGGCAAGAAAAAAATGTATAAAAAGAAGTGA
- a CDS encoding DEHA2A02332p (similar to uniprot|Q12517 Saccharomyces cerevisiae YOL149w DCP1 Decapping enzyme), translating into MSGKVSSQRSSQRQTPEGDQEEITAQKALELYRNALNFNVISRYDEFIKQLLYHTSHCVIYKFNDETQEWVKTDYQGTLALYLRDFKVPQNQGFPPTYQDLQNLFCYGLLLLNRNNPECFSLGLLPNKIIKHFFPQGLNNMNILEMDVELNDNLIIVKDLVGDIYGLWVFNEDDRMKLYKLLEFCLTNDSSML; encoded by the coding sequence ATGTCAGGTAAGGTATCATCACAAAGGTCTTCTCAAAGACAGACGCCCGAAGGAGATCAGGAAGAAATAACGGCACAAAAGGCTTTGGAACTTTACAGAAATGCATTAAATTTTAATGTCATAAGTAGATATGACGAATTCATAAAACAATTGCTTTACCATACGTCACATTGTGTGATATACAAGTTTAATGACGAAACACAGGAATGGGTGAAGACAGATTACCAGGGAACTTTGGCTTTATATTTGCGTGATTTCAAGGTTCCACAGAACCAGGGATTTCCACCAACGTACCAGGACTTGCAGAACCTCTTTTGTTACGGATTGCTCTTATTGAACAGAAACAACCCCGAGTGTTTCTCGTTGGGGCTTTTACCaaacaaaatcatcaagCATTTTTTCCCCCAGGGtttgaataatatgaaCATTTTGGAAATGGATGTCGAGCTTAATGACAATTTGATCATCGTCAAGGACTTGGTTGGTGATATATATGGCTTATGGGTTTTCAACGAAGACGACAGAATGAAGTTATATAAGTTACTCGAGTTCTGTTTAACAAATGACTCCTCAATGCTCTAG
- a CDS encoding DEHA2A02486p (similar to uniprot|P38264 Saccharomyces cerevisiae YBR106W PHO88 Probable membrane protein involved in phosphate transport) encodes MNPAITNLGVMLVMMQVSRRLDLEDPDILFYVRAAYLSCQAIALAIYAITRAKICAKNDLTTLKYVEPANAMSGETEPKAVVTTVREYDLKQVNTQIRSIFTSLAMMGFMHIYMKYTNPLVMQSISSVKSALEANIVKIHLFGTPATGDLKRPFKAAPGLMQALSGASTDVKTDKHSIENAEISGAGGIKED; translated from the coding sequence ATGAATCCAGCCATCACCAATTTAGGGGTCATGCTTGTCATGATGCAAGTTTCCCGTCGTTTAGATTTAGAAGATCCAGATATTCTCTTCTACGTCAGAGCTGCTTACTTGTCTTGTCAAGCTATCGCTTTAGCTATTTACGCTATTACCAGGGCTAAAATTTGTGCTAAGAATGATTTGACTACTTTGAAATATGTTGAACCAGCAAATGCTATGTCCGGTGAAACTGAACCAAAGGCCGTTGTTACTACAGTCAGAGAATACGATTTAAAACAAGTTAACACTCAAATCAGATCTATTTTCACTTCGTTGGCCATGATGGGTTTCATGCACATTTACATGAAGTACACCAACCCATTAGTCATGCAATCTATCTCTTCTGTCAAGTCGGCTTTAGAAGCTAACATTGTGAAGATCCACCTTTTCGGTACCCCAGCTACTGGAGACTTGAAGAGACCTTTCAAGGCTGCGCCAGGTCTCATGCAAGCATTATCCGGTGCTTCAACAGATGTCAAGACAGACAAGCACTCTATTGAAAATGCTGAAATCAGTGGTGCTGGTGGTATCAAGGAAGATTAG
- a CDS encoding DEHA2A02464p (weakly similar to uniprot|P38732 Saccharomyces cerevisiae YHL039W) — MTVSDLLKWAQEKGTFISSDVEFKELSQGNIGAIYTGNSNGESKSSDDFDLQLPIDLAITLNRAIESFNESGHGDFRDIAKKTSNVNSLLKMFLARERASTRLNSSYFKPYLSLLPNLSDINSPYCWTPQEKALIKGTNLGNSLKDNVGQLVEEWWQVINLLPQELPKPEEHFINMKFYYENKFYNDDDMYNYFIVDEPKNRDNWTSFPCYLWASLILKSRSFPAHLLRGHVKNSEIKEDEAMLLPIIDLLNHNMNAKVDWSVSSSNSCTYFNFRSNSAVPGEQLYNNYGMKGNEELLLAYGFCLEDNSADSAALKIKVPLEMLPELESQGVKLPTASDYTTSVIRNTEEAKPDTNTDYSQYENGLLFFITKDHLPDNLIKLFQFLVKNKWEDKLTLRTQLAGLNQLRQAIETKSDILKTLSIPDKNDTNLNNIRIYILSQKKIFAATIKKIKHLEKDLLAEFKLHLITLKNVYKKDLKFQQSLLISLGISSYDAIIESQFQDQCWLLYLMRCYNRDEYIKTDKDEEDNYLPEWIHHSFIKLAKETEVTAAEIVSYKEIYQSLIPRLAEIVPEIYGRGKWGVDEMIISAKLLDLIGFVRGKDQECILVEPFDK; from the coding sequence atgACGGTTTCAGACTTATTAAAATGGGCACAAGAGAAGGGCACATTCATCTCTTCAGATGTAGAgtttaaagaattatctCAAGGGAATATTGGAGCTATATATACGGGTAATTCAAACGgtgaatcaaaatcatcagaTGATTTTGATCTTCAACTTCCGATAGATCTTGCAATAACTTTAAATAGGGCAATTGAATCCTTTAACGAGAGTGGACATGGTGATTTCCGTGATATTGCTAAAAAGACATCGAATGTTAACTCTTTGTTGAAGATGTTCTTGGCTCGAGAAAGAGCATCGACCAGATTGAATTCATCGTACTTCAAGCcttatttatcattattgcCTAATTTAAGTGACATCAACTCTCCGTACTGTTGGACTCCTCAGGAGAAAGCTCTCATTAAGGGAACAAACTTGGGTAATTCCTTAAAAGACAATGTTGGACAATTGGTCGAAGAATGGTGGCAAGTGATAAACCTTTTGCCACAAGAATTGCCAAAGCCAGAAGAgcatttcattaatatgaAGTTCTACTACGAGAATAAATTTTacaatgatgatgatatgtacaattattttattgtcGACGAACCAAAAAATAGAGACAATTGGACTAGTTTTCCTTGTTATTTGTGGGCATccttaattttgaaatcgAGATCATTTCCTGCTCATCTACTCAGGGGCCACGTCAAGAACtctgaaattaaagaagatgaagcCATGTTACTTCCAATAATAGACCTTTTGAATCACAATATGAATGCTAAAGTAGACTGgtctgtttcttcttcaaattcatgtacatatttcaacttcagATCGAACTCAGCTGTGCCAGGTGAACAGTTGTACAATAACTATGGAATGAAGGGAAATGAAGAGTTATTGTTAGCTTACGGATTTTGTCTTGAAGACAATTCGGCCGATTCTGCAGCATTAAAGATTAAAGTACCTTTAGAGATGTTACCAGAATTAGAGTCACAGGGGGTTAAATTGCCCACTGCAAGTGATTATACGACTTCTGTCATTAGAAATACAGAAGAAGCTAAACCAGATACCAACACAGATTACAGTCAGTACGAAAATGGACTTTTATTCTTCATAACCAAAGACCACTTACCAGATAActtgatcaaattatttcaatttttagTCAAAAATAAATGGGAAGATAAATTAACATTGAGAACGCAACTAGCTGGGTTGAACCAATTACGTCAAGCCATTGAAACCAAAAGTGATATTCTCAAGACCCTTTCTATTCctgataaaaatgatacaaacttgaataatattagaATCTATATTTTATcgcaaaagaaaatttttgCTGCCACCATTAAGAAAATCAAGCATTTAGAGAAGGATTTGTTAGCTGAATTCAAATTGCATCTAATCACTTTAAAGAATGTCTACAAgaaagatttgaaattccAACAATCGCTATTGATTAGTTTAGGTATTTCGTCGTATGATGCGATAATCGAATCTCAATTCCAAGACCAATGCTggttattatatttgatgcGTTGCTACAATAGAGACGAGTATATCAAAACAGATAAggacgaagaagataattATTTGCCAGAATGGATACACCATCTGTTTATTAAACTTGCAAAAGAAACAGAGGTTACGGCCGCAGAGATTGTAAGCtacaaagaaatatatcaaaGTTTGATACCTAGACTTGCAGAGATTGTGCCAGAAATATATGGAAGAGGTAAGTGGGGCGTTGATGAAATGATAATCAGTGCCAAATTATTAGATCTCATTGGCTTCGTACGAGGTAAGGACCAAGAATGTATATTGGTTGAACCATTTGATAAATAG